A single window of Vanessa atalanta chromosome 27, ilVanAtal1.2, whole genome shotgun sequence DNA harbors:
- the LOC125074139 gene encoding testis-expressed protein 9-like → MDSLDLVARENEFKKLNKQLEKKTESLMKEIEQVMQKQDIFSEFSHNLTLSPAHRQTNKHCCEVQKVSTESKEIVNNTKKNRPPSKNKPKIISNLETKDKSNFENGTVENTQDSDKTRGKPCCCLLSNNRRTDDDLEFLYAFVSVSVKDKILPESFVKDKVTTENVCKFLSAKVKLMQEQIDKLQSTINKKIKQCEGHMTHIAELESERLTLRNRANTMKSETADMKAKYAVIQNRLDEKDRLYKEQRSDSDRLTSELKHLRSKNVNLEARCASQEELISNLKRQVETAKLSEKDFRDSTRSLATSHQNSITRLEGKIKTLSTHIDRQTSLIENLKKQNALLLAEGAVKALETEYCEFLNQDL, encoded by the exons ATGGATTCATTAGATCTCGTAGCACGGGAAAATGAATTCAAGAAGTTAAATAAGCAATTAGAAAAGAAAACGGAAAGCCTAATGAAAGAAATTGAACAAGTAATG cAAAAGCAAGATATATTTTCAGAATTCTCTCACAACCTCACTCTGAGCCCCGCTCACAGACAAACGAACAAACATTGCTGTGAAGTGCAAAAAGTATCAACAGAGAGcaaagaaattgtaaataacacCAAAAAAAATAGACCTCCAagcaaaaataaaccaaaaataatttcaaatttagaaaccAAAGACAAAtctaattttgaaaatggaacagtAGAAAACACACAAGACTCAGATAAGACTAGAGGAAAACCATGTTGCTGCCTTTTATCTAATAACAGAAGAACAGATGATGATTTGgaatttttatatgcttttGTATCTGTTAGCGTTAAGGATAAAATATTACCTGAATCATTTGTAAAGG ATAAAGTAACAACAGAAAATGTATGTAAGTTTCTATCAGCCAAAGTGAAACTAATGCAAGAACAAATTGACAAACTACAGAGTACCATAAACAagaag ATAAAACAATGCGAGGGGCACATGACACACATCGCTGAGCTGGAAAGCGAACGTCTAACGCTTAGGAATCGAGCAAACACCATGAAATCCGAAACAGCCGATATGAAGGCCAAGTACGCTGTGATCCAGAATCGTCTCGAC gaAAAGGATCGCCTTTATAAGGAACAGAGAAGCGACTCGGACAGACTGACGTCGGAACTGAAACATCTCAGAAGTAAAAACGTAAATCTCGAAGCCCGATGCGCGTCACAGGAGGAATTGATATCGAATCTCAAACGGCAAGTGGAAACTGCGAAATTGTCCGAAAag gaTTTCCGAGACTCGACACGATCTCTGGCTACATCGCACCAAAATTCCATAACACGCTTAGaaggaaaaattaaaacgttatcAACGCACATAGACAGACAGACGTCGCTTATAGAAAACTTGAAAAAACAAAACGCCCTCCTCCTCGCCGAGGGAGCTGTGAAGGCTTTGGAGACTGAATATTGTGAATTTTTAAATCAGGACTTATga